Proteins encoded together in one Venturia canescens isolate UGA chromosome 10, ASM1945775v1, whole genome shotgun sequence window:
- the LOC122417599 gene encoding membrane metallo-endopeptidase-like 1 isoform X1, which produces MNAHKLLGFFIFVVVSAEPVKNVLEKNVFRFKPLVCRAEDCVTMANVISSAMNSTADPCDDFYEYACGDWAHTNETPPPDEPTWTRMAMFNKELWRNLRTILESNEEHEVPVQMAKRWYRSCMDEEALQSHGIQPLASLVIAVGGWPIAMALGQWNPSDYSWQEIERYYSRFAGSYALYDLAIGVNNEDPSLKELWLKHPTLPLQEFLQVRRTMFDPNDKEAYGKLIMAVAKAFAAFEGAKMSDEKIAREVDDMIKFEMTLDSFRNPGDILAGNISLVQLFFDDQLSDIETSRQIDILTLVQNMFEGINEIEITEDESITLDVLYFIKLNRLLNETSLRTIVNYVHWYYISGLMYATDTEMRNLLLGFMTETAGIKKASPRWEQCVIQMKLKHALAYQFVSEYFNQGIHDSALEMVVKIQTELDKQINGSVWLDDRIKDAYRDKLWNVKTFIGYPEWYKNVTNVEEYYEGLTVNHDYFNNVLKYMQFEMRKNLQTLRLRDHDPEWLTDPITINAFYIIRANSLNIPAADFQPPLSNPMMPNAVRYGIIGSMLGHELSHGFDNAGFLFDKDGRPMNWPEATLQDTTRANYTSRAQCFIDQFDDFTNENATKEVFGGSRTVGENIADAMGLQSVFNAYKLSIRESIVGDRKLPGLGDLSNEQLFFLSFGTIWCEKSTPEFERKRLVYGDDHSTPRIRTLAAIANVEGFAEAFHCPEGSPMNPKKKCNIWKGQPVTSETNDDTEE; this is translated from the exons ATGAACGCTCATAAGTTACT GGgattcttcatttttgttgtcGTTTCTGCCGAGCCAGTGAAAAATGTGTTAGAAAAGAACGTTTTTCGCTTCAAACCGTTAGTTTGCAGAGCCGAAGATTGCGTGACCATGG ccaATGTCATTTCCTCGGCAATGAATTCAACGGCCGATCCGTGTGACGATTTTTACGAATACGCGTGCGGGGATTGGGCTCATACGAACGAGACACCTCCACCGGATGAACCCACGTGGACTCGCATGGCAATGTTCAATAAAGAGCTCTGGAGAAATCTTCGAA cGATATTGGAATCGAACGAAGAACACGAAGTTCCGGTTCAAATGGCAAAACGATGGTATCGTTCCTGCATGGATGAAG AGGCCCTACAAAGTCATGGAATTCAACCTCTCGCGTCGCTTGTCATTGCTGTCGGAGGTTGGCCCATAGCCATGGCTTTGGGTCAATGGAATCCTTCGGATTATTCGTGGCAAGAAATTGAGCGGTATTATTCTCGATTTGCGGGATCATATGCTTTGTACGATCTTGCAATCGGTGTGAACAATGAGGATCCGTCGTTGAAGGAATTATGG ctcAAACATCCGACATTGCCTCTGCAAGAATTTCTTCAGGTAAGACGAACAATGTTCGATCCCAATGACAAAGAAGCTTATGGAAAACTCATCATGGCAGTTGCAAAAGCTTTTGCGGCTTTCGAGGGAGCTAAAATGTCGGACGAAAAAATTGCAAGAGAAGTCGACGATATGATCAAATTTGAAATGACATTGGATTCG ttcCGGAATCCCGGGGATATACTTGCCGGCAATATATCGTTAgtgcaattatttttcgacgatCAATTATCGGACATCGAAACATCAAGA CAGATAGATATTTTGACGTTGGTTCAAAACATGTTCGAGGGTATCAACGAAATTGAGATTACAGAAGACGAGTCGATAACGCTCGACGTCCTGTATTTTATCAAACTGAATCGTCTTCTCAATGAAACTTCTCTACGTACCATTG tCAATTATGTTCATTGGTATTACATAAGTGGCCTCATGTACGCCACCGACACGGAGATGAGAAATTTGCTCTTGGGATTCATGACAGAAACAGCTGGAATCAAAAAGGCTTCGCCGAG ATGGGAGCAGTGCGTGATTCAAATGAAGCTGAAGCACGCTTTGGCTTATCAATTCGTTTCCGAATATTTCAACCAAGGCATTCATGACTCg GCTTTAGAGATGGTTGTGAAGATCCAGACTGAATtggataaacaaataaatggCTCGGTTTGGCTTGATGATCGAATAAAAGATGCGTACAGAGACAAATTGTGGAATGTCAAAACTTTCATCGGTTATCCAGAATGGTACAAGAACGTTACAAACGTGGAGGAGTATTACGAAGGG CTCACAGTCAACCATGATTATTTTAACAATGTTTTAAAATATATGCAATTCGAGATGCGAAAAAATCTACAAACGCTTCGCCTCAGGGATCATGACCCGGA ATGGCTCACCGATCCAATCACAATAAATGCTTTCTACATTATACGGGCTAATAGCCTGA atatcCCTGCTGCGGATTTTCAACCCCCCCTCTCCAATCCTATGATGCCGAA CGCTGTTagatatggaattattggGTCGATGCTGGGCCACGAATTGTCGCATGGGTTTGACAATGCTG GATTTCTATTCGATAAGGATGGTCGACCAATGAATTGGCCGGAGGCGACGTTACAGGACACGACGAGGGCAAATTATACGTCCCGAGCTCAGTGTTTCATTGATCAATTCGATGATTTTACGAATGAGAACGCGACGAAAGAGGTGTTTGGGGGTTCACGAACCGTGGGAGAAAACATTGCTGATGCGATGGGACTTCAGTCCGTTTTTAACGCTTACAAACTTTCGATCAGAGAGAGCATCGTGGGCGATCGAAAGTTACCGGGTTTGGGAGACTTGAGTAACgagcaattattttttctctccttcggaACG ATTTGGTGCGAGAAGTCGACGCCCGAGTTCGAAAGAAAAAGGCTCGTTTACGGGGACGACCACAGTACGCCACGCATCAGAACCCTCGCTGCGATTGCGAATGTCGAAGGATTCGCCGAAGCTTTTCATTGTCCGGAAGGATCACCGAtgaatccgaaaaaaaaatgtaatatatGGAAAGGGCAACCTGTTACGTCAGAGACAAATGATGATACCGAAGAGTGA
- the LOC122417599 gene encoding membrane metallo-endopeptidase-like 1 isoform X2, whose protein sequence is MNAHKLLGFFIFVVVSAEPVKNVLEKNVFRFKPLVCRAEDCVTMANVISSAMNSTADPCDDFYEYACGDWAHTNETPPPDEPTWTRMAMFNKELWRNLRTILESNEEHEVPVQMAKRWYRSCMDEEALQSHGIQPLASLVIAVGGWPIAMALGQWNPSDYSWQEIERYYSRFAGSYALYDLAIGVNNEDPSLKELWLKHPTLPLQEFLQVRRTMFDPNDKEAYGKLIMAVAKAFAAFEGAKMSDEKIAREVDDMIKFEMTLDSFRNPGDILAGNISLVQLFFDDQLSDIETSRIDILTLVQNMFEGINEIEITEDESITLDVLYFIKLNRLLNETSLRTIVNYVHWYYISGLMYATDTEMRNLLLGFMTETAGIKKASPRWEQCVIQMKLKHALAYQFVSEYFNQGIHDSALEMVVKIQTELDKQINGSVWLDDRIKDAYRDKLWNVKTFIGYPEWYKNVTNVEEYYEGLTVNHDYFNNVLKYMQFEMRKNLQTLRLRDHDPEWLTDPITINAFYIIRANSLNIPAADFQPPLSNPMMPNAVRYGIIGSMLGHELSHGFDNAGFLFDKDGRPMNWPEATLQDTTRANYTSRAQCFIDQFDDFTNENATKEVFGGSRTVGENIADAMGLQSVFNAYKLSIRESIVGDRKLPGLGDLSNEQLFFLSFGTIWCEKSTPEFERKRLVYGDDHSTPRIRTLAAIANVEGFAEAFHCPEGSPMNPKKKCNIWKGQPVTSETNDDTEE, encoded by the exons ATGAACGCTCATAAGTTACT GGgattcttcatttttgttgtcGTTTCTGCCGAGCCAGTGAAAAATGTGTTAGAAAAGAACGTTTTTCGCTTCAAACCGTTAGTTTGCAGAGCCGAAGATTGCGTGACCATGG ccaATGTCATTTCCTCGGCAATGAATTCAACGGCCGATCCGTGTGACGATTTTTACGAATACGCGTGCGGGGATTGGGCTCATACGAACGAGACACCTCCACCGGATGAACCCACGTGGACTCGCATGGCAATGTTCAATAAAGAGCTCTGGAGAAATCTTCGAA cGATATTGGAATCGAACGAAGAACACGAAGTTCCGGTTCAAATGGCAAAACGATGGTATCGTTCCTGCATGGATGAAG AGGCCCTACAAAGTCATGGAATTCAACCTCTCGCGTCGCTTGTCATTGCTGTCGGAGGTTGGCCCATAGCCATGGCTTTGGGTCAATGGAATCCTTCGGATTATTCGTGGCAAGAAATTGAGCGGTATTATTCTCGATTTGCGGGATCATATGCTTTGTACGATCTTGCAATCGGTGTGAACAATGAGGATCCGTCGTTGAAGGAATTATGG ctcAAACATCCGACATTGCCTCTGCAAGAATTTCTTCAGGTAAGACGAACAATGTTCGATCCCAATGACAAAGAAGCTTATGGAAAACTCATCATGGCAGTTGCAAAAGCTTTTGCGGCTTTCGAGGGAGCTAAAATGTCGGACGAAAAAATTGCAAGAGAAGTCGACGATATGATCAAATTTGAAATGACATTGGATTCG ttcCGGAATCCCGGGGATATACTTGCCGGCAATATATCGTTAgtgcaattatttttcgacgatCAATTATCGGACATCGAAACATCAAGA ATAGATATTTTGACGTTGGTTCAAAACATGTTCGAGGGTATCAACGAAATTGAGATTACAGAAGACGAGTCGATAACGCTCGACGTCCTGTATTTTATCAAACTGAATCGTCTTCTCAATGAAACTTCTCTACGTACCATTG tCAATTATGTTCATTGGTATTACATAAGTGGCCTCATGTACGCCACCGACACGGAGATGAGAAATTTGCTCTTGGGATTCATGACAGAAACAGCTGGAATCAAAAAGGCTTCGCCGAG ATGGGAGCAGTGCGTGATTCAAATGAAGCTGAAGCACGCTTTGGCTTATCAATTCGTTTCCGAATATTTCAACCAAGGCATTCATGACTCg GCTTTAGAGATGGTTGTGAAGATCCAGACTGAATtggataaacaaataaatggCTCGGTTTGGCTTGATGATCGAATAAAAGATGCGTACAGAGACAAATTGTGGAATGTCAAAACTTTCATCGGTTATCCAGAATGGTACAAGAACGTTACAAACGTGGAGGAGTATTACGAAGGG CTCACAGTCAACCATGATTATTTTAACAATGTTTTAAAATATATGCAATTCGAGATGCGAAAAAATCTACAAACGCTTCGCCTCAGGGATCATGACCCGGA ATGGCTCACCGATCCAATCACAATAAATGCTTTCTACATTATACGGGCTAATAGCCTGA atatcCCTGCTGCGGATTTTCAACCCCCCCTCTCCAATCCTATGATGCCGAA CGCTGTTagatatggaattattggGTCGATGCTGGGCCACGAATTGTCGCATGGGTTTGACAATGCTG GATTTCTATTCGATAAGGATGGTCGACCAATGAATTGGCCGGAGGCGACGTTACAGGACACGACGAGGGCAAATTATACGTCCCGAGCTCAGTGTTTCATTGATCAATTCGATGATTTTACGAATGAGAACGCGACGAAAGAGGTGTTTGGGGGTTCACGAACCGTGGGAGAAAACATTGCTGATGCGATGGGACTTCAGTCCGTTTTTAACGCTTACAAACTTTCGATCAGAGAGAGCATCGTGGGCGATCGAAAGTTACCGGGTTTGGGAGACTTGAGTAACgagcaattattttttctctccttcggaACG ATTTGGTGCGAGAAGTCGACGCCCGAGTTCGAAAGAAAAAGGCTCGTTTACGGGGACGACCACAGTACGCCACGCATCAGAACCCTCGCTGCGATTGCGAATGTCGAAGGATTCGCCGAAGCTTTTCATTGTCCGGAAGGATCACCGAtgaatccgaaaaaaaaatgtaatatatGGAAAGGGCAACCTGTTACGTCAGAGACAAATGATGATACCGAAGAGTGA
- the LOC122417599 gene encoding neprilysin-1-like isoform X3, producing MNAHKLLGFFIFVVVSAEPVKNVLEKNVFRFKPLVCRAEDCVTMANVISSAMNSTADPCDDFYEYACGDWAHTNETPPPDEPTWTRMAMFNKELWRNLRTILESNEEHEVPVQMAKRWYRSCMDEEALQSHGIQPLASLVIAVGGWPIAMALGQWNPSDYSWQEIERYYSRFAGSYALYDLAIGVNNEDPSLKELWLKHPTLPLQEFLQVRRTMFDPNDKEAYGKLIMAVAKAFAAFEGAKMSDEKIAREVDDMIKFEMTLDSFRNPGDILAGNISLVQLFFDDQLSDIETSRQIDILTLVQNMFEGINEIEITEDESITLDVLYFIKLNRLLNETSLRTIVNYVHWYYISGLMYATDTEMRNLLLGFMTETAGIKKASPRWEQCVIQMKLKHALAYQFVSEYFNQGIHDSALEMVVKIQTELDKQINGSVWLDDRIKDAYRDKLWNVKTFIGYPEWYKNVTNVEEYYEGLTVNHDYFNNVLKYMQFEMRKNLQTLRLRDHDPEWLTDPITINAFYIIRANSLNIPAADFQPPLSNPMMPNAVRYGIIGSMLGHELSHGFDNAGWSTNELAGGDVTGHDEGKLYVPSSVFH from the exons ATGAACGCTCATAAGTTACT GGgattcttcatttttgttgtcGTTTCTGCCGAGCCAGTGAAAAATGTGTTAGAAAAGAACGTTTTTCGCTTCAAACCGTTAGTTTGCAGAGCCGAAGATTGCGTGACCATGG ccaATGTCATTTCCTCGGCAATGAATTCAACGGCCGATCCGTGTGACGATTTTTACGAATACGCGTGCGGGGATTGGGCTCATACGAACGAGACACCTCCACCGGATGAACCCACGTGGACTCGCATGGCAATGTTCAATAAAGAGCTCTGGAGAAATCTTCGAA cGATATTGGAATCGAACGAAGAACACGAAGTTCCGGTTCAAATGGCAAAACGATGGTATCGTTCCTGCATGGATGAAG AGGCCCTACAAAGTCATGGAATTCAACCTCTCGCGTCGCTTGTCATTGCTGTCGGAGGTTGGCCCATAGCCATGGCTTTGGGTCAATGGAATCCTTCGGATTATTCGTGGCAAGAAATTGAGCGGTATTATTCTCGATTTGCGGGATCATATGCTTTGTACGATCTTGCAATCGGTGTGAACAATGAGGATCCGTCGTTGAAGGAATTATGG ctcAAACATCCGACATTGCCTCTGCAAGAATTTCTTCAGGTAAGACGAACAATGTTCGATCCCAATGACAAAGAAGCTTATGGAAAACTCATCATGGCAGTTGCAAAAGCTTTTGCGGCTTTCGAGGGAGCTAAAATGTCGGACGAAAAAATTGCAAGAGAAGTCGACGATATGATCAAATTTGAAATGACATTGGATTCG ttcCGGAATCCCGGGGATATACTTGCCGGCAATATATCGTTAgtgcaattatttttcgacgatCAATTATCGGACATCGAAACATCAAGA CAGATAGATATTTTGACGTTGGTTCAAAACATGTTCGAGGGTATCAACGAAATTGAGATTACAGAAGACGAGTCGATAACGCTCGACGTCCTGTATTTTATCAAACTGAATCGTCTTCTCAATGAAACTTCTCTACGTACCATTG tCAATTATGTTCATTGGTATTACATAAGTGGCCTCATGTACGCCACCGACACGGAGATGAGAAATTTGCTCTTGGGATTCATGACAGAAACAGCTGGAATCAAAAAGGCTTCGCCGAG ATGGGAGCAGTGCGTGATTCAAATGAAGCTGAAGCACGCTTTGGCTTATCAATTCGTTTCCGAATATTTCAACCAAGGCATTCATGACTCg GCTTTAGAGATGGTTGTGAAGATCCAGACTGAATtggataaacaaataaatggCTCGGTTTGGCTTGATGATCGAATAAAAGATGCGTACAGAGACAAATTGTGGAATGTCAAAACTTTCATCGGTTATCCAGAATGGTACAAGAACGTTACAAACGTGGAGGAGTATTACGAAGGG CTCACAGTCAACCATGATTATTTTAACAATGTTTTAAAATATATGCAATTCGAGATGCGAAAAAATCTACAAACGCTTCGCCTCAGGGATCATGACCCGGA ATGGCTCACCGATCCAATCACAATAAATGCTTTCTACATTATACGGGCTAATAGCCTGA atatcCCTGCTGCGGATTTTCAACCCCCCCTCTCCAATCCTATGATGCCGAA CGCTGTTagatatggaattattggGTCGATGCTGGGCCACGAATTGTCGCATGGGTTTGACAATGCTG GATGGTCGACCAATGAATTGGCCGGAGGCGACGTTACAGGACACGACGAGGGCAAATTATACGTCCCGAGCTCAGTGTTTCATTGA